The sequence CCGCCTGATTTAAAGAAATTTTCTTCACACTTAGTGCAGCCGATGGAGGTTATCTGCCAGTCGCCGCACGGATTTTACTTTGACATCGACGTAACCGGTGCGCTTTGTCAAATTTGGATGCATCAACTGACCGCTGAGTGCGGACATTTTGGCGGTTTTAGACAAGTAGCCGGTTACCCATACCGTTCGCATGCCGATCTTCTTAGCCGTTTTCAGGTTGGCGAGGGTATCCTCTACCAAAATGCACCGATGCGCGGGGACTCCCTCGCGGGCCAGCAGCTTGCGTAACAAATGCGGCGACGGCTTCGGGCGAAGTTGTCGATGCACGTGCATGGACTCAATAGAGATATGTTTGCCAAACTGGCGGTGCAGTCCCAAATGCCGCATCACGTCGCGTGAGTAACGTTGCGGCGCGTTGGTGAAGAGTATCTTTCGTCCAGGCAAACGCTTTAACAAACTAATCAACCCCGGTTCGGCCCGAATCATCCCGCTTAAATTGTCAAATCGATGCGCTTCACGCAAAAAATCCTCGGCCCTGACCCCGTGGTGCTTCACCATGCCCAGCAGCGTGGCACCGTAGCGTACCCAGTAATCAGTCCGCACTGCATCCACGGTTGCCGAATTCGCGTCGACCCCATCGACGCCTAGCGCCCGCGCGATGAAACGATTCATATTGTCATTAATCGCGGGGAAAAATGCGTGTGAAGCGTTATGCAACGTGTTGTCCAGATCGAACAGCCAGACCGGTGTAATATTTGCCATCATCATTTATCACCAGGTTGTGTCATGCGTTTTGCATCAGGGAGAACATATTGCGCCCGATTATAGTCAGTTTGCGCTCTCAATTAAAAAGGCTTTGTGGTTTAACGCCGTCGCGCATCGGCCCAGCGCGAAACTGGTATCTTCGCTCGCACTACCTGATTCCCTTTTTTCTGGCGGGATTTTACGGGGTATCCGCCCTTGCCAAAGAAGTAAGTATTCGAGGATCACTCGCAGCCTCGGCCACTAAGGCGGTGCGACACGGTGGAGCATTGTTTAAAATTCAACGTGATGGTCACACCGCCTATTTGTTTGGCACTATTCATGTCGGCAGCGCCAATTTTTTCCCGCTCGCACCGCAAGTCATGGCGGCGCTGGCGCAGTCATCGCGGGTAGCGATTGAAATCGACACCAGCGATGCAGCGGCGGTCAACGCACTTGTTCAACGCTACGCACTATATCCGAATGACAGCGCAGGTGCAGAGGCTATGCCAGCAACATTGCAGCCCCAGGTTCACACGCTGCTGGAAAAATATCATATGACATCAGGCGAAGTGGTGCGAATGAAACCGTGGCTATTAGCAACCGTGCTGACGACCGAAGAATACGCTAAAAATGGCTACCCAAAGGAACAAGGAGTAGACAACTACCTCTCCGATTATGCGCGGTCGCATAACAAGCCATTAATTGGTCTGGAAAGTGTCGAATACCAGTTGTCGTTGTTGGGTAACTTGTCGATTGCGGATCAAAACCGTTTTTTGCAAGATGCGGTTGACGACCTGGAAGATCCGGTTCGCGCACAAAAGGCGCTTGACCTGGTCACGTTATGGCGCAGCGGCGATTTGGTGGGGTTACAAAAATTGCTAAAAGAGATGACTAGCGACGATACTTTCACCGGCCAATTTGTGCAACGTGCGTTACTCGACGGGCGCAATCCGGCATTA is a genomic window of Glaciimonas sp. PAMC28666 containing:
- a CDS encoding pyrimidine 5'-nucleotidase; its protein translation is MANITPVWLFDLDNTLHNASHAFFPAINDNMNRFIARALGVDGVDANSATVDAVRTDYWVRYGATLLGMVKHHGVRAEDFLREAHRFDNLSGMIRAEPGLISLLKRLPGRKILFTNAPQRYSRDVMRHLGLHRQFGKHISIESMHVHRQLRPKPSPHLLRKLLAREGVPAHRCILVEDTLANLKTAKKIGMRTVWVTGYLSKTAKMSALSGQLMHPNLTKRTGYVDVKVKSVRRLADNLHRLH
- a CDS encoding TraB/GumN family protein; protein product: MRPIIVSLRSQLKRLCGLTPSRIGPARNWYLRSHYLIPFFLAGFYGVSALAKEVSIRGSLAASATKAVRHGGALFKIQRDGHTAYLFGTIHVGSANFFPLAPQVMAALAQSSRVAIEIDTSDAAAVNALVQRYALYPNDSAGAEAMPATLQPQVHTLLEKYHMTSGEVVRMKPWLLATVLTTEEYAKNGYPKEQGVDNYLSDYARSHNKPLIGLESVEYQLSLLGNLSIADQNRFLQDAVDDLEDPVRAQKALDLVTLWRSGDLVGLQKLLKEMTSDDTFTGQFVQRALLDGRNPALADAFEKLLKSDKITFAGIGMLHLVGHASVQALLRERGYSVQRTY